The window TCAGCGTTGTTGTCTGGCCTGTGGAAAAAGAAGATAGGAAGCGGGTTATCCTCGGCTTGCGCGAGAAACTTATTTCCACCCGTGAGCGTCTGGTCACCCGTCCGACCTTCGCCGATGTACGTGAATTGACCACCGGTTACATCATCCGCATACGGTCCTGTGTCACTCGAAAAGAGTCGAAGGTAGCGTTGCTCGTCGTCGTCGTAACAGATTTCGATGCCGCGTCCGGTCATCCCTCGGTCGAACCGGGCCTCCAGTTCTGAACCACTGAGACGTTCTCCGGGGGTGAGCGAAAGGTCTGCTAACTTCACGACGGCACCGATGTAACCCCACCGAAAAAGTGTTACCTCACTGCCTGTAGTTGTCGATCCGACTTACAGTTCGTCCAGTTCGTCGAGGAGCGTCTGCGCCCCTGCTGCCGACGACCCCGGACCGCGCGCCGTGATGAGGTCACCATCGACAGTCACACTTGTGTCGGCGTCGAGTTCGGCGTCCCAGACGCCACCGGCGGCCTTCACTTCGTCTTCGACCCAGTAGGGCAACTTCCGGCCGTCGGGCATCAGGTCGTCGTCGTCGACGATTCCTTCTTCCCACTCGTTCGGGAACCCGGTGACGTTGCGCCCGTCGACGAGGAACGACCCGTCCGCCTCGCGGGTGAACGCGAGGATGCCGACGGCGTGGCAGACGACGAGGGCCTTGCTCTCGCCACCGGCGACGGCCTGCAAGAGTGCCTGTCGGGCGTGGCGGTCCTGATTGACGTCCCACTCGGTCCCGTGCCCGCCGGGGAAGACGACGGCGTCGTATTCGCGGGCGTCGACCTGTGCGAGTTTCTCGGGGTTCTGGAGACGTTCGTCGTTCTCGTGAACCTCCATCACGTGTTCGGCGAGTTCTTCGCCGACGTTCTCTGGGTCGACGGAGCGTTCGTCGACGACGGGGACGCCGCCAGTCGGTGTGGCGACGGTGATATCGACACCAGCGTCGCTCAGCGTGGTCAGTGGTTCGATACACTCCTCGCCCCAGTAGCCATGCTCGCTTACGATAAAGAGTGCTGACGTCATCGACCTGTTGTACGACCTGCTGATAAATAGGCACCGGGGAGGCGGAAACCTCGTGTGGGTTCTGCGTACCGAGACCGGTGTCGTCCCCACTCAGTCGTCGTTCGTGGGTGGGTCGATGGGGACGCCCTCGTCGACGAGGTGACACGCGGCGGTCGACCCTTGCGGCGTCGATTCGAGCACTGGATGGGTTTGCTCGCAGACGGTACTGAACGCGTCGTCGAGCGTCCG is drawn from Haloferax litoreum and contains these coding sequences:
- a CDS encoding type 1 glutamine amidotransferase domain-containing protein; protein product: MTSALFIVSEHGYWGEECIEPLTTLSDAGVDITVATPTGGVPVVDERSVDPENVGEELAEHVMEVHENDERLQNPEKLAQVDAREYDAVVFPGGHGTEWDVNQDRHARQALLQAVAGGESKALVVCHAVGILAFTREADGSFLVDGRNVTGFPNEWEEGIVDDDDLMPDGRKLPYWVEDEVKAAGGVWDAELDADTSVTVDGDLITARGPGSSAAGAQTLLDELDEL